In one window of Cololabis saira isolate AMF1-May2022 chromosome 23, fColSai1.1, whole genome shotgun sequence DNA:
- the LOC133424251 gene encoding E3 ubiquitin-protein ligase TRIM35-like yields the protein MASSSGEDLSCPVCQDIFKDPVLLSCSHSFCRACIQSWWTEKKTRPCPCCQRKSSKSNPSRNLALKNLCEAFLQDEERRAAAGPKHMCSLHGEKLKIFCLDHQEPVCVVCRDSRNHSNHRFRPIDEAVQDLRQELQRDLKPLRRKLTLFQDVMGDCISTAEYLQVQARVTEQEIRQEFQIVHRFLYQEEQVRVEALRKEEEQKSRAMKEKVEALTRDMDALSDTIRATETELRAGDVLLLLNYKVATGRVKQGPVLQDPEPVPGALIDVAKHLGNLTFNIMNKMKDIAGYSHMILDPNTADPELVVSDNLLSVTFGGSRDLPSNPERTRFPGTVRGSEVVKSGTFKWIVDVGDNADWELGMLEADGGDTAEPRRWRISLKDGRYKALAGSGSEKDLQVGKPRWIEVRLEFDKGELCFVDIDADTVMHTFTHTFTGEMFPYVYTRSSDPLRILAFNVSVTTPS from the coding sequence ATGGCCTCCAGCTCAGGGGAAGACCTCTCGTGTCCCGTTTGCCAGGACATTTTCAAAGACCCGGTCCTCCTGTCGTGCAGCCACAGCTTCTGCCGGGCCTGCATCCAGTCGTGGTGGACGGAGAAGAAAACACGACCGTGTCCATGCTGCCAGAGGAAGTCATCGAAGAGCAACCCTTCTCGCAACCTGGCGCTGAAGAACCTGTGCGAGGCCTTTCTGCAGGACGAGGAGCGGCGGGCGGCGGCAGGGCCCAAGCACATGTGCAGCCTGCACGGTGAGAAGCTCAAGATCTTCTGTCTGGACCACCAGGAGCCGGTCTGCGTTGTCTGCCGGGACTCCAGGAATCACAGCAACCACCGGTTCAGACCCATCGACGAGGCGGTCCAGGATCTCCGTCAGGAGCTGCAGAGAGACCTGAAACCCCTCCGGAGGAAGCTGACGCTCTTCCAGGACGTGATGGGGGACTGCATCTCCACGGCAGAATACCTCCAAGTCCAGGCCCGGGTCACTGAGCAGGAGATCCGGCAGGAGTTTCAGATTGTTCACCGGTTCCTGTATCAGGAAGAGCAGGTGAGGGTGGAGGCActgaggaaggaggaggagcagaagaGTCGGGCGATGAAGGAGAAGGTGGAGGCTCTGACCCGGGACATGGACGCTCTTTCAGACACGATCAGAgcgacggagacggagctgagaGCCGGAGACGTCTTGCTGCTGCTCAACTACAAGGTGGCGACCGGGAGGGTCAAGCAGGGCCCGGTTCTGCAGGACCCGGAGCCGGTTCCAGGGGCTTTGATAGATGTGGCCAAACATCTGGGAAACCTGACCTTCAACATCATGAATAAGATGAAGGACATAGCGGGCTACAGTCACATGATCCTGGATCCAAACACCGCCGACCCAGAGCTTGTCGTGTCGGACAACCTGCTGAGCGTCACATTCGGGGGGTCGCGAGATCTGCCGAGCAACCCGGAGAGGACCAGGTTCCCCGGAACCGTCCGGGGCTCCGAGGTGGTGAAGTCAGGGACCTTCAAGTGGATAGTTGATGTTGGAGACAACGCCGACTGGGAGCTGGGAATGCTGGAAGCCGATGGTGGCGACACAGCGGAGCCGCGGCGGTGGAGGATTTCACTCAAGGACGGTAGATACAAGGCGTTAGCTGGATCGGGCTCGGAGAAAGACCTGCAAGTGGGGAAGCCCCGGTGGATCGAGGTTCGACTGGAGTTCGACAAGGGGGAGCTGTGTTTCGTGGATATTGACGCAGACACAGTCATGCACACCTTCACGCACACGTTCACAGGCGAGATGTTTCCTTACGTGTACACCCGGAGCTCAGACCCACTGAGGATCCTGGCATTCAATGTTTCCGTGACGACACCGAGTTAG